A single region of the Triticum dicoccoides isolate Atlit2015 ecotype Zavitan chromosome 2B, WEW_v2.0, whole genome shotgun sequence genome encodes:
- the LOC119366901 gene encoding probable carboxylesterase 2, with the protein MSANKSYRSHKNTDGEVDFEFYPVIRKYKDGRIERFTMSSFVPASADPATSHGVATRDVVIDQGTGSAGALIVSVEYRLAPEYPVPASYNDTWAALRWVATLSDPWLAGYADPRRTYLAGDSAGGNIVYHMAIRATHDDSIMDIEGLVIVHPFLWGLERLPAEKVSDGDVMYPPALVDKLWPFVTAGQAGNDDPRINPPDEEIALLTCRRVMVCVAGRDTLRDRGRRFASRMRKCGWTDRNLTVVETEGEDHLFHLYAPLRATSKDLMDRVVHFINDRATLPSPNHSDPRSLCRAAL; encoded by the exons ATGAGTGCAAACAAGAGCTATCGCTCGCACAAAAATACCGACGGCGAGGTGGACTTTGAATTCTATCCAGTAATACGCAAGTACAAGGACGGCCGTATCGAGCGGTTCACAATGAGTTCATTCGTGCCGGCATCAGCGGATCCAGCCACCAGCCATGGGGTGGCAACAAGGGATGTCGTCATCGACCAAGGCACCG GAAGCGCAGGGGCGCTCATCGTGTCTGTGGAATACCGTCTGGCACCGGAGTATCCCGTGCCGGCGTCCTACAATGACACATGGGCTGCACTGCGGTGGGTGGCCACCTTGTCCGACCCTTGGCTCGCTGGGTATGCAGATCCCAGGCGCACGTACCTCGCCGGCGACAGCGCTGGTGGCAACATCGTGTACCACATGGCTATACGCGCCACACATGATGACAGCATCATGGACATTGAGGGCTTGGTTATTGTGCATCCATTTCTCTGGGGACTCGAGCGGCTTCCCGCCGAGAAGGTTTCGGACGGTGACGTGATGTACCCGCCGGCGCTGGTGGACAAGCTATGGCCATTTGTGACGGCGGGCCAGGCTGGCAACGACGATCCCCGGATCAATCCTCCGGACGAGGAGATCGCGTTGCTGACTTGCAGGCGTGTAATGGTATGTGTTGCAGGGAGAGACACCTTGCGTGACCGGGGGCGCCGGTTCGCGTCCAGAATGCGGAAGTGTGGGTGGACTGACCGCAACCTCACCGTGGTGGAGACGGAGGGCGAGGATCATCTCTTCCACCTGTACGCGCCGCTGCGTGCGACCAGCAAGGACCTTATGGATCGTGTTGTGCACTTCATTAACGATCGCGCCACGTTGCCATCACCGAACCATAGTGATCCCAGATCTCTATGCCGCGCAGCTCTTTAA